A window of the Citrus sinensis cultivar Valencia sweet orange chromosome 9, DVS_A1.0, whole genome shotgun sequence genome harbors these coding sequences:
- the LOC102607013 gene encoding WD repeat-containing protein RUP2, giving the protein MSNFHDHQQPQAETTNERARCEWDFNLRTTVSSSSSPNAAVSDSIGVIEFDPSDSVFATGGIARKIRIYNIKSVLVDHPVVAVVDHSKVCDYYICTPAKLSSLKWKPGTSGRVLGSGDYDGVVMEYDLEKKVPIFERDEHGGRRVWSVDYSKGDPVLGASGSDDGTMQMWDPRCDGGKCVSMVQPSASRSAVCCVEFHPFGSSLVAAGCADKKAYAYDVRKMVDPVLVFDGHRKTVTYIRFLDVDTLVTAGTDGCLKLWNVNDSRVIRTYKGHVNNRNFVGLSVWRHGGLLGCGSETNQVFVYDVRWGEPVWVHDFEPVTAAGSERGFVSSVCWRRVGEDECTLVAGGSDGLLHVFVGKKKPLSAQ; this is encoded by the coding sequence ATGAGCAACTTCCACGACCATCAGCAGCCCCAAGCTGAAACAACAAACGAAAGAGCCAGATGCGAATGGGACTTCAATCTACGTACCACTGTTTCATCCAGCAGCTCACCGAACGCCGCCGTTTCCGATTCCATAGGCGTCATCGAGTTCGACCCCTCTGATTCCGTCTTTGCCACCGGTGGAATCGCCAGAAAGATTAGAATTTACAACATAAAGTCTGTATTAGTTGACCATCCAGTTGTCGCTGTGGTAGACCACAGCAAAGTCTGTGATTATTACATTTGTACCCCTGCTAAGCTGAGCAGCTTGAAGTGGAAACCGGGGACGAGCGGGCGGGTCTTGGGGTCGGGAGACTACGACGGGGTCGTCATGGAGTACGACTTGGAGAAGAAAGTCCCAATCTTCGAACGGGACGAGCACGGGGGTAGGCGGGTCTGGAGCGTTGACTACTCCAAGGGAGACCCGGTTCTCGGGGCGTCCGGTTCGGACGACGGCACCATGCAAATGTGGGACCCACGCTGCGACGGCGGGAAGTGTGTTTCCATGGTGCAGCCCAGCGCGTCACGAAGTGCCGTGTGTTGCGTCGAGTTTCACCCCTTCGGTAGCTCGTTGGTGGCCGCTGGATGCGCTGACAAGAAGGCCTACGCTTACGATGTGAGGAAAATGGTTGACCCCGTGTTAGTCTTTGACGGTCATAGAAAGACCGTCACATACATTCGATTTCTCGATGTTGATACTTTGGTGACGGCTGGGACCGACGGTTGTTTAAAGCTGTGGAACGTGAATGATTCGCGAGTGATTAGAACGTACAAAGGGCATGTGAATAATAGGAACTTTGTGGGGTTGTCAGTGTGGAGGCATGGCGGGTTACTGGGTTGCGGATCAGAAACTAATCAAGTTTTTGTGTATGATGTGAGATGGGGTGAGCCCGTTTGGGTTCATGACTTCGAGCCAGTTACTGCAGCTGGGTCTGAACGTGGGTTCGTTAGCAGTGTGTGCTGGAGACGAGTCGGTGAGGACGAGTGCACGCTGGTTGCTGGAGGATCAGATGGGCTTCTGCATGTTTTTGTGGGCAAAAAGAAGCCCTTATCTGCACAATAA
- the LOC102630910 gene encoding DNA mismatch repair protein MSH3, with product MGKQKQQVISRFFAPKSNQTTASSSASSPPPPLPPPQQTPPPKIAATVSFSPAKRKVVSSLFPPKTPKKPKLSPHTLNPIPTPSSQTTHNKKYTPLEQQVVELKTKYPDVLLMIEVGYKFRFFGEDAEMAAKVLGIYAHLDHNFMTASIPTFRLNVHVRRLVNAGFKVGVVKQTETAAIKAHGPGKAGPFGRGLSALYTKATLEAAEDVGGGEDGCGGESNYLVCVVDDDGNVGKIRNGVFGDGFDVRLGVVAVEISTGDVVYGEFNDGFLRSGLEAVLLSLSPAELLLGQPLSKQTEKMLLAYAGPASNVRVECASRDCFIGGGALAEVMSLYENMGEDTLSNNEDQNMDVPEQGNHRSAIEGIMNMPDLAVQALALTIRHLKQFGLERIMCLGASFRSLSGSMEMTLSANTLQQLEVLRNNSNGSEYGTLLHIMNHTLTIYGSRLLRRWVTHPLCDRNLISARLDAVSEIAESMGSYRTSESVGQHDEKNSDVTIVEPQFYYILSSVLTSLGRSPDIQRGITRIFHRTATPSEFIAVMQAILYAGKQLQQLQIDGEYREKVTSKTLHSALLKRLILTASSPAVIGKAAKLLSTVNKEAADQGDLLNLMIISNGQFSEVARARKAVQSAKEELDSLINMCRKQLGMRNLEFMSVSGITHLIELPANFKVPLNWAKVNSTKKTIRYHSPEVLTALDQLALANEELTIVCRAAWDSFLKEFGGYYAEFQAAVQALAALDCLHALATLSRNKNFVRPVFVDDHEPVQIHICSGRHPVLDTILLDNFVPNDTNLHAEREYCQIITGPNMGGKSCYIRQVALIGIMAQVGSFVPASSAELHVLDGIYTRMGASDSIQQGRSTFLEELNEASYILRNCTAQSLVIVDELGRGTSTHDGVAIAYATLDYLLEHKKCMVLFVTHYPKIADIKTKFTGSVGTYHVSYLTSHKVMGPMDSKSDQDVTYLYKVVPGVSESSFGFKVAQLAQLPPSCISRATVIAAKLEAEVSSRVQNRSAKRDLLVKLSDQEQEAQENMPVSPESFYLGRVEASEDLISSYRDLFLNLKFATHDDNPAKSFQFLKHARSIAKELIIR from the exons ATGGGAAAGCAAAAACAGCAAGTAATTTCCCGCTTCTTTGCTCCCAAATCCAATCAAACAACGGCCTCTTCGTCTGCTTCATCACCGCCGCCACCACTGCCGCCACCACAACAAACCCCGCCTCCCAAAATCGCAGCTACCGTCTCATTCTCCCCGGCAAAACGGAAAGTCGTTTCGTCTCTCTTCCCCCCAAAAACTCCCAAAAAGCCCAAACTCTCCCCCCACACTCTCAATCCCATTCCCACACCCTCATCACAAACCACCCACAACAAAAAGTACACCCCTTTAGAACAACAAGTGGTTGAATTAAAAACCAAGTACCCTGATGTTCTCCTCATGATCGAAGTCGGTTACAAGTTCCGGTTTTTCGGGGAGGACGCGGAAATGGCGGCCAAAGTGCTAGGGATTTATGCCCACCTGGATCATAACTTCATGACGGCAAGCATACCCACTTTTCGACTGAATGTCCATGTGAGGAGATTGGTTAATGCTGGGTTTAAAGTTGGGGTTGTTAAGCAGACCGAGACTGCGGCTATTAAGGCCCATGGGCCGGGTAAGGCGGGCCCGTTTGGTAGAGGGTTGTCGGCGTTGTACACGAAGGCGACACTGGAGGCAGCCGAGGATGTGGGTGGGGGTGAAGATGGGTGTGGGGGTGAGAGTAATTATTTGGTTTGTGTTGTCGATGATGATGGTAATGTTGGGAAAATTCGGAATGGGGTTTTTGGTGATGGGTTTGATGTGAGACTTGGGGTTGTTGCGGTGGAGATATCGACTGGTGATGTTGTTTATGGGGAGTTCAATGATGGGTTTTTGAGGAGTGGGCTTGAGGCTGTGCTTCTTAGCTTGTCTCCTGCTGAACTGCTTCTTGGTCAACCACTTTCTAAACAGACTGAGAAG ATGCTTCTGGCCTATGCTGGACCTGCTTCAAATGTTCGTGTGGAATGTGCCTCGCGGGATTGCTTTATTGGTGGTGGTGCACTTGCTGAAGTGATGTCATTATATGAGAACATGGGTGAAGACACTCTATCAAATAATGAAGACCAAAACATGGATGTGCCAGAGCAGGGAAATCATAGATCTGCAATTGAG GGAATTATGAACATGCCAGATTTGGCTGTCCAAGCATTGGCATTAACAATTCGTCATCTCAAACAATTTGGATTGGAGAGAATTATGTGCCTTGGAGCTTCGTTTCGGTCTTTATCAGGCAGTATGGAAATGACCCTCTCAGCCAATACGCTTCAACAATTGGAG GTTTTAAGGAATAATTCAAATGGGTCTGAGTATGGCACCTTGCTGCATATCATGAATCATACTCTTACTATATATGGTTCAAGGCTTCTAAGACGTTGG GTGACTCACCCTTTATGTGATAGAAATTTGATATCTGCTCGTCTTGATGCTGTCTCTGAGATTGCAGAGTCCATGGGATCTTATAGAACTTCAGAGAGTGTTGGTCAGCATGATGAGAAAAATTCTGATGTAACAATTGTAGAACCTCAGTTCTATTATATTCTTTCTTCAGTTCTGACATCTTTGGGAAGATCACCAGATATTCAACGTGGAATAACGAGAATCTTCCACCGCACTGCTACTCCATCTGAG TTCATTGCAGTCATGCAAGCTATTTTATATGCTGGAAAACAACTTCAGCAGCTTCAAATTGATGGAGAATATAGAGAGAAAGTGACATCAAAGACTTTGCATTCTGCTCTGTTGAAAAGGTTGATTCTGACAGCTTCTTCTCCTGCTGTAATTGGCAAAGCCGCTAAATTGTTGTCTACAGTAAATAAAGAAGCGGCTGATCAAGGGGATCTGTTGAACTTAATGATCATCTCTAATGGCCAGTTCTCAGAG GTTGCTAGAGCCAGGAAAGCTGTTCAATCAGCCAAGGAGGAATTAGATTCTTTGATTAATATGTGTCGCAAACAGCTTGGCATGCGAAATTTGGAGTTTATGAGTGTTTCTGGAATAACACATCTGATAGAG TTACCTGCAAATTTCAAGGTGCCTCTTAACTGGGCTAAGGTAAACAGTACCAAAAAGACGATCCGATATCATTCACCAGAAGTATTGACTGCTTTAGACCAATTAGCGCTGGCCAATGAAGAACTCACCATTGTCTGTCGAGCTGCTTGGGATAGCTTCCTTAAGGAATTTGGCGGATACTATGCTGAGTTCCAAGCTGCAGTGCAAGCACTAGCTGCTTTGGACTGCTTGCATGCGCTTGCCACTCTTTCAAGAAATAAG AATTTTGTTCGACCAGTATTTGTGGATGACCATGAGCCTGTTCAGATACATATCTGTTCGGGTCGTCACCCA GTCCTGGACACCATATTACTAGATAATTTTGTCCCGAACGATACAAACTTGCACGCTGAGAGAGAGTATTGTCAGATTATTACTGGACCTAACATGGGTGGAAAGAGTTGCTATATTCGTCAAGTTGCTCTCATTGGTATTATGGCTCAG GTTGGTTCCTTTGTACCAGCATCATCAGCGGAACTGCATGTGCTGGATGGCATCTACACTCGGATGGGTGCTTCTGATAGTATCCAACAAGGGAGAAGCAcctttctagaggaactaaaTGAGGCTTCTTATATACTCCGCAATTGCACAGCTCAGTCACTGGTTATTGTTGATGAACTTGGAAGAGGCACAAGTACACATGATGGAGTAGCGATTGCTTATGCCACATTGGATTATCTTCTAGAGCATAAAAAATGCATGGTTCTATTTGTTACTCACTACCCTAAGATTGCTGACATAAAGACCAAGTTTACTGGCTCTGTGGGGACATACCACGTTTCATATTTGACCTCACACAAGGTTATGGGCCCAATGGACTCAAAATCTGATCAAGATGTCACCTATCTTTATAAGGTTGTGCCAGGTGTCTCAGAGAGTAGTTTCGGGTTTAAGGTTGCTCAGCTTGCACAG CTACCTCCGTCCTGTATTAGTCGAGCCACTGTCATAGCTGCAAAACTGGAAGCTGAAGTAAGCAGCAGAGTCCAGAACAGATCAGCAAAAAGGGACCTATTAGTAAAACTTAGTGATCAAGAACAGGAAGCGCAAGAAAATATGCCCGTATCACCTGAAAGTTTCTACTTAGGAAGGGTAGAGGCTTCTGAAGATTTGATTAGCTCTTACAGGGACTTGTTTCTAAACTTGAAATTTGCAACACATGACGATAACCCTGCAAAAAGCTTCCAGTTTTTGAAGCATGCTAGAAGTATTGCAAAGGAACTAATAATCAG ATAA
- the LOC102631209 gene encoding single-strand DNA endonuclease 1 isoform X3 — protein MSSLRRNMGSEFSCMIKEAKALGLSLGVPCLEGVEEAEAQCALLNLESLCDGCFSSDSDIFLFGARTVYRDIWLGERGYVVCYEMDDIERKLGFGRNSLITLALLLGSDYSQGVRGLGPESACQIVKSVGDNVVLQRIASEGLSFVKRAKNSKKEGWSFKCNNKEESLNQEINVNGTDHSLQRETPFSQVIDAYSNPKCYSADSEAVHRVLAQHLFQHARLHQVCVQFFQWPPEKTDEYILPKIAERDLRRFANLRANTLALGVDLPLQKVPVKCPITGIIKSRKLQGKECFEVSWEESYGLKSSVVPADLIESACPEKIVEFEERRALRQPKKSKPKSSAAEIDQKLQALMLDIESENSTSSNASFSSRVVMSEDWTAATEIDLTRRQDLLLDAESKSNANMSCYPTGSTAAKAEIIDLVSPSPVQCRNVSRIREMSDQPINTIELSDSETEKSPELERKARALRMFIASIRDDIS, from the exons ATGTCATCTTTAAGAAGAAATATGGGATCTGAGTTCTCTTGCATGATTAAAGAGGCAAAAGCGCTTGGATTATCATTAGGCGTTCCTTGCTTGGAAGG GGTTGAGGAAGCTGAAGCACAGTGTGCATTGTTAAACCTAGAATCATTATGT GATGGATGTTTCTCATCAGATTCagatatatttctttttggtgCAAGGACAGTGTACAGAGACATTTGGCTTG GTGAGAGAGGCTATGTTGTTTGTTATGAAATGGATGATATAGAGAGAAAACTTGGGTTTGGAAGGAACTCATTG ATTACTCTAGCACTACTTCTTGGCAGTGATTATTCTCAGGGAGTTCGTGGTCTGGGTCCG GAGTCAGCATGCCAGATTGTTAAATCTGTTGGAGATAATGTTGTTCTTCAACGAATAGCATCAGAGGGGCTATCTTTTGTCAAGAGGgccaaaaattcaaagaaagagGGATGGTCTTTCAAGTGCAATAACAAGGAAGAGTCTTTGAATCAAGAGATCAATGTAAATG GAACTGATCATTCTTTACAAAGGGAGACTCCGTTTTCACAAGTGATTGATGCATATTCAAACCCAAAGTGCTACTCAGCAGACTCTGAGGCAGTCCACAG GGTTCTTGCTCAACATCTATTTCAGCATGCCAGACTTCACCAAGTATGTGTACAGTTCTTTCAGTGGCCTCCTGAAAAGACAG ATGAGTATATCCTTCCTAAAATTGCTGAAAGAGATTTACGTCGATTTGCCAATTTGCGGGCAAATACATTAGCGCTAGGGGTTGATCTTCCGCTACAGAAGGTACCAGTTAAGTGCCCTATAACAGGAATTATTAAGTCCAGAAAACTTCAAGGGAAAGAATGCTTTGAGGTCTCATGGGAAGAATCATATGGACTTAAATCTTCTGTGGTTCCAGCAGATCTAATAGAAAG CGCTTGTCCTGAAAAAATTGTGGAGTTTGAGGAGAGAAGGGCTCTTAGACaaccaaagaaatcaaaacccaAATCTTCTGCTGCTGAAATTGATCAGAAACTCCAAGCTTTGATGCTTGACATTGAATCAGAAAACAGCACATCAAGTAATGCATCCTTTTCGTCAAGAGTAGTGATGTCAGAAGACTGGACTGCTGCTactgaaattgatttgacaagGCGGCAAGACCTGTTGCTTGATGCAGAATCAAAAAGCAATGCCAACATGTCTTGCTATCCTACTGGTTCGACTGCTGCCAAAGCTGAGATCATTGACCTTGTGAGCCCTTCACCAGTGCAGTGCCGAAATGTTTCCAGAATTAGAGAAATGAGTGATCAGCCTATTAACACAATAGAATTAAGTGATTCAGAAACTGAAAAGTCACCTGAGCTTGAGAGGAAGGCAAGAGCGCTTAGAATGTTCATTGCCAGCATTAGAGATGACATTTCTTAA
- the LOC102631209 gene encoding single-strand DNA endonuclease 1 isoform X1, producing MGVKNLWDILESCKKTLPLHHLQNKRVCIDLSCWIVQLQNVNKSYRPQTDKLFLRGLFHRLRALIALNCGLIFVSDGSIPAIKLSTYRRRLNSGSEVTQDDKNLDKMSSLRRNMGSEFSCMIKEAKALGLSLGVPCLEGVEEAEAQCALLNLESLCDGCFSSDSDIFLFGARTVYRDIWLGERGYVVCYEMDDIERKLGFGRNSLITLALLLGSDYSQGVRGLGPESACQIVKSVGDNVVLQRIASEGLSFVKRAKNSKKEGWSFKCNNKEESLNQEINVNGTDHSLQRETPFSQVIDAYSNPKCYSADSEAVHRVLAQHLFQHARLHQVCVQFFQWPPEKTDEYILPKIAERDLRRFANLRANTLALGVDLPLQKVPVKCPITGIIKSRKLQGKECFEVSWEESYGLKSSVVPADLIESACPEKIVEFEERRALRQPKKSKPKSSAAEIDQKLQALMLDIESENSTSSNASFSSRVVMSEDWTAATEIDLTRRQDLLLDAESKSNANMSCYPTGSTAAKAEIIDLVSPSPVQCRNVSRIREMSDQPINTIELSDSETEKSPELERKARALRMFIASIRDDIS from the exons ATGGGAGTGAAGAATCTGTGGGATATTCTAGAATCATGCAAGAAAACACTTCCACTTCACCATCTCCA GAACAAGAGGGTATGCATAGATCTGTCGTGCTGGATAGTGCAACTTCAAAACGTGAACAAATCTTATAGGCCGCAAACGGACAAGCTCTTTCTGAGGGGTCTCTTTCACCGCCTCAGAGCTCTCATTGCTTTGAATTGCGGCCTCATCTTCGTTTCcg ATGGATCGATACCTGCCATCAAATTATCCACTTACAGACGGCGTTTAAATTCAGGATCAGAG GTTACTCAGGATGACAAGAACTTGGATAAGATGTCATCTTTAAGAAGAAATATGGGATCTGAGTTCTCTTGCATGATTAAAGAGGCAAAAGCGCTTGGATTATCATTAGGCGTTCCTTGCTTGGAAGG GGTTGAGGAAGCTGAAGCACAGTGTGCATTGTTAAACCTAGAATCATTATGT GATGGATGTTTCTCATCAGATTCagatatatttctttttggtgCAAGGACAGTGTACAGAGACATTTGGCTTG GTGAGAGAGGCTATGTTGTTTGTTATGAAATGGATGATATAGAGAGAAAACTTGGGTTTGGAAGGAACTCATTG ATTACTCTAGCACTACTTCTTGGCAGTGATTATTCTCAGGGAGTTCGTGGTCTGGGTCCG GAGTCAGCATGCCAGATTGTTAAATCTGTTGGAGATAATGTTGTTCTTCAACGAATAGCATCAGAGGGGCTATCTTTTGTCAAGAGGgccaaaaattcaaagaaagagGGATGGTCTTTCAAGTGCAATAACAAGGAAGAGTCTTTGAATCAAGAGATCAATGTAAATG GAACTGATCATTCTTTACAAAGGGAGACTCCGTTTTCACAAGTGATTGATGCATATTCAAACCCAAAGTGCTACTCAGCAGACTCTGAGGCAGTCCACAG GGTTCTTGCTCAACATCTATTTCAGCATGCCAGACTTCACCAAGTATGTGTACAGTTCTTTCAGTGGCCTCCTGAAAAGACAG ATGAGTATATCCTTCCTAAAATTGCTGAAAGAGATTTACGTCGATTTGCCAATTTGCGGGCAAATACATTAGCGCTAGGGGTTGATCTTCCGCTACAGAAGGTACCAGTTAAGTGCCCTATAACAGGAATTATTAAGTCCAGAAAACTTCAAGGGAAAGAATGCTTTGAGGTCTCATGGGAAGAATCATATGGACTTAAATCTTCTGTGGTTCCAGCAGATCTAATAGAAAG CGCTTGTCCTGAAAAAATTGTGGAGTTTGAGGAGAGAAGGGCTCTTAGACaaccaaagaaatcaaaacccaAATCTTCTGCTGCTGAAATTGATCAGAAACTCCAAGCTTTGATGCTTGACATTGAATCAGAAAACAGCACATCAAGTAATGCATCCTTTTCGTCAAGAGTAGTGATGTCAGAAGACTGGACTGCTGCTactgaaattgatttgacaagGCGGCAAGACCTGTTGCTTGATGCAGAATCAAAAAGCAATGCCAACATGTCTTGCTATCCTACTGGTTCGACTGCTGCCAAAGCTGAGATCATTGACCTTGTGAGCCCTTCACCAGTGCAGTGCCGAAATGTTTCCAGAATTAGAGAAATGAGTGATCAGCCTATTAACACAATAGAATTAAGTGATTCAGAAACTGAAAAGTCACCTGAGCTTGAGAGGAAGGCAAGAGCGCTTAGAATGTTCATTGCCAGCATTAGAGATGACATTTCTTAA
- the LOC102631209 gene encoding single-strand DNA endonuclease 1 isoform X2 — protein MKSYLHYSSALLRSLNGSIPAIKLSTYRRRLNSGSEVTQDDKNLDKMSSLRRNMGSEFSCMIKEAKALGLSLGVPCLEGVEEAEAQCALLNLESLCDGCFSSDSDIFLFGARTVYRDIWLGERGYVVCYEMDDIERKLGFGRNSLITLALLLGSDYSQGVRGLGPESACQIVKSVGDNVVLQRIASEGLSFVKRAKNSKKEGWSFKCNNKEESLNQEINVNGTDHSLQRETPFSQVIDAYSNPKCYSADSEAVHRVLAQHLFQHARLHQVCVQFFQWPPEKTDEYILPKIAERDLRRFANLRANTLALGVDLPLQKVPVKCPITGIIKSRKLQGKECFEVSWEESYGLKSSVVPADLIESACPEKIVEFEERRALRQPKKSKPKSSAAEIDQKLQALMLDIESENSTSSNASFSSRVVMSEDWTAATEIDLTRRQDLLLDAESKSNANMSCYPTGSTAAKAEIIDLVSPSPVQCRNVSRIREMSDQPINTIELSDSETEKSPELERKARALRMFIASIRDDIS, from the exons ATGAAAAGCTATCTTCACTATTCAAGTGCTTTATTGAGAAGCTTAA ATGGATCGATACCTGCCATCAAATTATCCACTTACAGACGGCGTTTAAATTCAGGATCAGAG GTTACTCAGGATGACAAGAACTTGGATAAGATGTCATCTTTAAGAAGAAATATGGGATCTGAGTTCTCTTGCATGATTAAAGAGGCAAAAGCGCTTGGATTATCATTAGGCGTTCCTTGCTTGGAAGG GGTTGAGGAAGCTGAAGCACAGTGTGCATTGTTAAACCTAGAATCATTATGT GATGGATGTTTCTCATCAGATTCagatatatttctttttggtgCAAGGACAGTGTACAGAGACATTTGGCTTG GTGAGAGAGGCTATGTTGTTTGTTATGAAATGGATGATATAGAGAGAAAACTTGGGTTTGGAAGGAACTCATTG ATTACTCTAGCACTACTTCTTGGCAGTGATTATTCTCAGGGAGTTCGTGGTCTGGGTCCG GAGTCAGCATGCCAGATTGTTAAATCTGTTGGAGATAATGTTGTTCTTCAACGAATAGCATCAGAGGGGCTATCTTTTGTCAAGAGGgccaaaaattcaaagaaagagGGATGGTCTTTCAAGTGCAATAACAAGGAAGAGTCTTTGAATCAAGAGATCAATGTAAATG GAACTGATCATTCTTTACAAAGGGAGACTCCGTTTTCACAAGTGATTGATGCATATTCAAACCCAAAGTGCTACTCAGCAGACTCTGAGGCAGTCCACAG GGTTCTTGCTCAACATCTATTTCAGCATGCCAGACTTCACCAAGTATGTGTACAGTTCTTTCAGTGGCCTCCTGAAAAGACAG ATGAGTATATCCTTCCTAAAATTGCTGAAAGAGATTTACGTCGATTTGCCAATTTGCGGGCAAATACATTAGCGCTAGGGGTTGATCTTCCGCTACAGAAGGTACCAGTTAAGTGCCCTATAACAGGAATTATTAAGTCCAGAAAACTTCAAGGGAAAGAATGCTTTGAGGTCTCATGGGAAGAATCATATGGACTTAAATCTTCTGTGGTTCCAGCAGATCTAATAGAAAG CGCTTGTCCTGAAAAAATTGTGGAGTTTGAGGAGAGAAGGGCTCTTAGACaaccaaagaaatcaaaacccaAATCTTCTGCTGCTGAAATTGATCAGAAACTCCAAGCTTTGATGCTTGACATTGAATCAGAAAACAGCACATCAAGTAATGCATCCTTTTCGTCAAGAGTAGTGATGTCAGAAGACTGGACTGCTGCTactgaaattgatttgacaagGCGGCAAGACCTGTTGCTTGATGCAGAATCAAAAAGCAATGCCAACATGTCTTGCTATCCTACTGGTTCGACTGCTGCCAAAGCTGAGATCATTGACCTTGTGAGCCCTTCACCAGTGCAGTGCCGAAATGTTTCCAGAATTAGAGAAATGAGTGATCAGCCTATTAACACAATAGAATTAAGTGATTCAGAAACTGAAAAGTCACCTGAGCTTGAGAGGAAGGCAAGAGCGCTTAGAATGTTCATTGCCAGCATTAGAGATGACATTTCTTAA
- the LOC102630606 gene encoding membrane steroid-binding protein 2, translating to MALQLWETLKEAITAYTGLSPAAFFTVVALLWAIYYVLSGMFGSSDNHHQQRSREYEEQMEPLPPPVQLGEITEEELKQYDGSDSKKPLLMAIKSQIYDVSQSRMFYGPGGPYALFAGKDASRALAKMSFEEKDLTGDISGLGPFELEALQDWEYKFMSKYVKVGSIKSTVPVTDGASSGESTEPKEGVVDTPAESKGVVDTPAETKEVDIAKPAEYGPSETAAAGPEATPSSDDTKKE from the exons ATGGCTCTGCAACTATGGGAGACTCTAAAGGAGGCGATAACAGCGTACACGGGGCTCTCCCCGGCGGCGTTTTTTACAGTTGTTGCGTTGCTGTGGGCCATATACTATGTTCTGTCGGGAATGTTTGGTTCGTCCGATAATCATCATCAGCAGAGATCGAGGGAGTACGAGGAACAGATGGAGCCTCTGCCACCGCCTGTTCAGCTAGGCGAGATTACCGAGGAGGAGCTCAAACAGTACGATGGCTCCGATTCCAAAAAGCCCCTTCTCATGGCCATCAAGAGCCAGATCTACGATGTCTCTCAGAGCAG GATGTTTTATGGACCTGGTGGGCCATATGCGTTGTTTGCTGGAAAGGATGCTAGCAGGGCCCTTGCCAAGATGTCTTTTGAGGAAAAAGATTTAACTGGTGATATCTCTGGTCTTGGTCCATTTGAGTTGGAGGCATTGCAGGACTGGGAGTATAAGTTCATGAGCAAGTATGTTAAGGTTGGATCTATCAAGTCGACAGTTCCAGTAACAGATGGAGCCTCCTCTGGTGAATCCACTGAGCCTAAAGAAGGAGTTGTTGATACACCTGCAGAAAGTAAAGGAGTTGTTGATACACCTGCAGAAACTAAAGAAGTAGATATCGCTAAGCCTGCTGAATATGGTCCGTCAGAAACTGCAGCCGCTGGACCTGAGGCAACCCCATCTTCTGATGATACTAAGAAGGAGTAA
- the LOC102630101 gene encoding F-box/LRR-repeat protein At3g48880, translating to MEESASTVRRWEDLDNDILVKIFQSFDIFELTSGIAHVCSSWRSACCDPLLWKTLDLSMLISNYIKIPLEPYVYVHGHSDKQLTRILKISLSLSRGSIRTLIFHFNLYVSDDQLTYTAERCPQLKRLVMPAWNRIKKTGICKAIRMWRDLESLTMPSIANPPYLMEEIAQNCRNFRELKIMGPFDLLFASTLNMYLPKLKVLSLRCTTLNRDALILILDGLQNLEVLNISHCLLIDVPLAPAPKKIIKKLDRTILQKAARLRKFLTCMEDSCIMCQRTKNDEGIMRWYKYEEGLWKDDEVSSLAL from the exons ATGGAAGAGAGTGCATCTACTGTGAGGAGATGGGAGGACCTGGACAATGATATTTTGGTGAAGATCTTCCAGTCTTTCGATATCTTTGAGTTAACTTCAGGCATTGCTCATGTTTGCAGTTCATGGCGTTCTGCTTGCTGTGATCCTCTGCTGTGGAAGACACTTGATTTATCAATGTTGATAtcaaattatatcaaaatccCATTGGAGCCATATGTTTATGTGCATGGTCATTCTGACAAGCAATTGACTAGAATATTAAAGATATCCTTGAGTCTTAGCCGAGGATCCATTAGGACCTTGATTTTTCACTTCAATCTCTATGTTAGCGACGATCAGTTGACCTATACTGCTGAAAG GTGCCCACAGCTCAAGCGACTTGTTATGCCAGCTTGGAACAGAATAAAAAAGACCGGAATATGCAAGGCTATTCGAATGTGGAGAGATCTCGAATCCCTTACAATGCCTAGCATAGCAAATCCCCCATATCTCATGGAGGAAATTGCCCAAAATTGCAGGAACTTCCGTGAACTCAAGATCATGGGTCCTTTCGACCTTTTGTTTGCTTCTACCTTAAACATGTATCTTCCAAAATTAAAGGTACTAAGCCTCAGATGCACAACGCTAAATAGGGATGCCCTGATCCTTATATTGGATGGCTTACAAAACCTGGAAGTGCTCAATATATCACATTGCCTTCTGATAGACGTTCCCCTAGCTCCTGCTccgaaaaaaatcattaagaaGCTTGATCGAACCATCCTGCAAAAGGCTGCTCGATTACGCAAGTTCTTAACATGCATGGAGGACTCGTGCATCATGTGCCAGCGCACTAAAAATGATGAAGGTATAATGAGGTGGTACAAATATGAGGAAGGCCTTTGGAAAGACGATGAGGTGAGCTCTCTTGCTCTTTGA